The following are encoded together in the Lactuca sativa cultivar Salinas chromosome 1, Lsat_Salinas_v11, whole genome shotgun sequence genome:
- the LOC111910058 gene encoding pyrophosphate-energized vacuolar membrane proton pump: MSPALLSSFATEIIIPVCAVIGIIFSLFQWVVVSRVKVTPDRNGPPSISNKNGYDDYLIEEEEGLNDHNVVIKCAEIQNAISEGATSFLVTMYKYVGIFMVVFAFFIFVFLGSVEGFSRKSQPCTYDVSRMCKPAIATALFSTIAFLLGAITSIISGFLGMKIATYANARTTLEARKGVGKAFETAFRSGAVMGFLLAANGLLVLYIAINLFKIYYGDDWEGLFEAITGYGLGGSSMALFGRVGGGIYTKAADVGADLVGKVERNIPEDDPRNPAVIADNVGDNVGDIAGMGSDLFGSYAESSCAALVVASISSFGIEHDFTAMCYPLLVSSVGILVCLITTLFATDFFEIREVDEIQTTLKKQLIISTVLMTVGIAIVSFIALPTSFTIFNFGAQKVVHNWQLFLCVCVGLWAGLIIGFVTEYYTSNAYSPVQDVADSCRTGAATNVIFGLALGYKSVIIPIFAIAISIFVSFTFAAMYGIAVAALGMLSTIATGLAIDAYGPISDNAGGIAEMAGMSHRIRERTDALDAAGNTTAAIGKGFAIGSAALVSLALFGAFVSRAGIETVDVLTPKVFIGLIVGAMLPYWFSAMTMKSVGSAALKMVEEVRRQFNTIPGLMEGLAKPDYATCVKISTDASLKEMIPPGALVMLTPLIVGTFFGVETLSGVLAGALVSGVQVAISASNTGGAWDNAKKYIEAGASEHARTLGPKGSDPHKAAVIGDTIGDPLKDTSGPSLNILIKLMAVESLVFAPFFAAHGGLLFKIWG, encoded by the exons ATGAGTCCGGCTTTACTGTCAAGTTTTGCGACAGAAATAATTATTCCTGTATGCGCCGTGATTGGTATCATTTTCTCGCTGTTTCAGTGGGTGGTAGTCTCTAGAGTAAAAGTTACACCAGACCGTAATGGTCCTCCGTCTATCAGCAACAAAAATGGATACGATGACTACTTAATTGAAGAAGAGGAGGGACTTAATGATCATAACGTCGTTATTAAATGTGCTGAGATTCAGAATGCAATCTCCGAAG GTGCAACCTCCTTTTTGGTCACCATGTATAAGTACGTTGGTATTTTCATGGTTGTGTTTGCATTTTTTATCTTCGTTTTTCTTGGTTCTGTTGAGGGGTTTAGCAGAAAGAGCCAGCCGTGCACCTACGATGTATCCAGAATGTGCAAGCCTGCAATTGCAACTGCTCTCTTCAGTACAATAGCCTTCTTGCTTGGTGCCATCACCTCCATCATTTCAGGTTTCCTTGGGATGAAAATAGCCACTTATGCTAACGCAAGAACAACCCTAGAAGCCAGAAAAGGCGTTGGTAAAGCTTTTGAGACAGCATTTAGATCTGGTGCTGTGATGGGGTTTCTTCTTGCAGCAAACGGACTTTTAGTTCTATACATTGCCATTAATCTGTTCAAGATCTACTATGGGGATGACTGGGAAGGACTTTTTGAGGCGATAACTGGTTATGGACTCGGTGGTTCTTCAATGGCTCTGTTTGGAAGAGTTGGTGGAGGTATATATACTAAAGCTGCTGATGTTGGTGCTGACCTTGTAGGGAAAGTCGAACGAAACATTCCAGAAGATGATCCCAGAAACCCTGCT GTGATTGCTGATAATGTTGGGGACAATGTGGGGGACATTGCTGGAATGGGATCTGATCTTTTTGGGTCATATGCCGAATCATCTTGTGCTGCACTTGTTGTTGCTTCCATTTCTTCTTTTGGGATAGAGCATGATTTTACAGCAATGTGCTATCCATTACTCGTGAGCTCTGTTGGAATTCTTGTTTGCTTAATAACCACTCTTTTCGCAACTGATTTCTTTGAGATCAGAGAAGTCGATGAAATCCAAACAACTTTGAAGAAGCAGCTTATCATCTCCACTGTTCTTATGACTGTGGGGATTGCAATTGTTAGCTTCATTGCCCTTCCCACATCCTTCACAATCTTTAATTTCGGTGCACAAAAGGTCGTGCATAACTG GCAACTTTTCTTGTGTGTATGTGTCGGCCTTTGGGCTGGACTTATCATCGGTTTTGTGACAGAATACTACACCAGCAATGCTTATAG CCCTGTGCAAGATGTTGCTGATTCCTGTAGAACCGGAGCTGCAACAAATGTAATCTTTGGGCTTGCATTGGGCTACAAATCCGTAATCATTCCCATCTTTGCCATCGCCATCAGCATCTTTGTCAGTTTCACCTTCGCCGCCATGTACGGAATCGCAGTTGCCGCCCTCGGAATGCTCAGCACCATCGCAACCGGACTTGCGATTGACGCATACGGTCCCATCAGCGATAATGCCGGCGGAATCGCCGAAATGGCCGGAATGAGCCACAGAATCCGCGAACGCACCGACGCCCTCGATGCCGCCGGAAACACCACCGCTGCCATTGGAAAAGGATTTGCAATCGGATCTGCCGCGTTAGTCTCCCTCGCGCTATTTGGCGCGTTTGTGAGCCGTGCAGGGATTGAGACTGTCGATGTTTTGACACCGAAAGTTTTTATTGGTTTAATTGTTGGCGCGATGCTTCCGTATTGGTTTTCAGCCATGACTATGAAAAGTGTGGGGAGTGCAGCTTTGAAAATGGTGGAGGAAGTTCGTAGGCAGTTTAATACGATTCCTGGTTTAATGGAAGGGCTTGCAAAACCGGATTACGCGACATGTGTCAAGATCTCGACGGATGCATCTCTCAAGGAGATGATTCCACCTGGTGCTCTTGTCATGCTGACTCCGCTAATTGTCGGGACGTTTTTTGGGGTGGAGACGCTTTCGGGTGTCCTAGCTGGCGCGTTGGTTTCGGGTGTCCAGGTGGCGATTTCGGCTTCAAATACAGGTGGTGCCTGGGACAATGCAAAGAAGTATATTGAG gCTGGGGCATCGGAGCATGCGAGGACACTTGGACCGAAGGGGTCGGACCCACATAAGGCGGCTGTGATTGGTGACACGATTGGGGAC